The Lolium rigidum isolate FL_2022 chromosome 2, APGP_CSIRO_Lrig_0.1, whole genome shotgun sequence genomic interval CTTTGGGGGATGGTGAAAAGTTGGATTGACATTCCTTCCATCCACCTCCATGCGTGGACGGACGATCTCAACCTTGAGGGATGGTGGTCCAAGTTGTTGAATGAGGCTTCGGACAATCGCAAGGCCTTGTCCTCCATTATCATGCTTGTTAGTTGGACTATTTGGAAGGAGCGGAATGCTAGAATTTTCAACCATAGGTCCGCACCAACCGCCGTCCTCCTCAACATCATCAAAATCGAAGTGAAGCTTTGGGTTGCCGTGGGTGGGAAGTGTTTGAGTTTTGTAACAACGGGAGAGtaatcccttagtttttcctccgaGTTTTCTTTGGTGAACCTTTGGTCTTGTCTAAACTCTTCCCCTTAATTAATGAAtagtggcaaatcttttgccactcgtttcgaaaaaaaaaaattcgacatGTGTTATTGGAGTTGATAGAATTAAATATTGGTTTGTAACTTTCTAATGCAATTATCTCCCCACttgataatttttttaaaaaatctcaCAGGTTCACTTATTTATGAAGAGATGGAGTATTCTTTGGGGCCAACAAAACCTTGCAGCGTCTAAGCCTTGACACACCATAGAGGACGCCACAAGTTTGGTGTTTTCCACTTTTTTGCAGCATTTTTACGTCTTTTTTTAAACACAAGTGGGGTCAGAAGATCCCGGTGGAGCATTTATATATCACCAAGTGGCAGGTACAATTTACAGAAAGACCCCTTATTATCTCTTGCCCTAAGAAACTTAACATTTGAAGAAGAGGCCCTTCACTTTACAAAAAGCATCCTCAAAGATAATAAGAAAAAGCAATCAAGGACAGTAGTGCCTCTGCCACATAACGCCGGCGAACTCCAGGCGTTTCCGCCGAGTTCCGAGCGCGGAGAGCTCAAACGCTCAACTCCGGCGAGAAGATCTAACCCCTAGCTACCGCTGGATggtcggggacgaaccacttaacCCTCCACCAGCGTCGAGCTCCAGCAGTTGATCATTAGGGCCTCTGCCATGGAGGATGAAGAAGGGCCATCATCTTGGCCGAAGATCGCGATGACGAACTTGTTCATCGCGTGATGCGCACGAAGAAGATCTGCTCCAGGGTGCTGCTCAGAAGATTGAAGAAAAGCGGCTTCATCTAGATTCCTGTCCACACCACCACGGTGGCACGAGAGAGGAGCAACCAGATCAAATCCGCCCAGATCTCGTGAGCAACGAGAGAGATTTATTGAAGACGACGCCCGCCTccgtctccgaccaccggagcaccaCGGGCAGCATCAGCGCCACCGCACGCTACAGGGAGCAGCTCGAACTCCGCCACCACCGCCTCAAAACGGGTATGACGCCAAGATCCACGAGGGTAAATAGGGAAAACTAGACAAGAACTAGACCTATACTAACCCTAAACTACTCCGGCGCGCCACCGCAACAaactccggccggctattccagCGGAGCAGCCTTGGATCGACCCGGTCAGAAGGAGACGACCAGGTACTGTAGCACGATGGGAGGGAGAAAGGCTGGAAATGAGAGGGCAGTGCATTTTTACGTCTCAAATCTTCAAATTCGCCACATGGAACCAGTGTAAGCTCTTCTGTGTTAAAAAGAAAGATATGCAAGCTCTCCGCGTGGGCCAGAAATTTTCGTGTTACTGCTAGCTTTGGCCCTTCCAAACATCAAAACAATCAGACAGATGCTAAAATCATGATCACCAATGGGCTACACTGAAGAAAACATTCAATAACATAAACAATTTAAGTTACAGATAATCAATCAGCGAGTAATAATCAAGTTGCCTTAATCAAGAACCAAGAATTACAGACATATATAGTGTAACGGTTAATAATATGTAAAAACTACAGGCACAACATTCTACAACAGCTGAGCTTTCCTTTCTTTCCTTTTATACACagatggcatggcatggcatggcacggaagcagcagcagcaacaaagaAAGAAGCTCCTGCGTTGCTCAGATAAAATAGTTTCTTCATGGGCTGCCTGGCTGCTACAAGAGTCCAGAGCTGTGCCCCGCTAGTTCGAGGAGAGGAAATGCACTCGGGCGAGCGGATACTCCTTCCCGGAGACCCAGACGCCGGTCTGCGACCACTGCACATCCTCCCATTCCAGATTATCCTGCAGCACCTGCTTTGCGCCCCAGAGAACAAGATAACAAAGTTGAATGATCAATGTCTATACTCAGTGGAAAAAAACGATTGTATTAACAGCTGGTGTAGCAAGGCAGGAAAATACCTCAACTTGTTCAGTTGGCAGTGGAATACCAATAGATCGCATTGCGATCTCGGGCATGGCTTTCTTACACCGTGACCATCGGAACACGTCCCGGAGTTCATGCTCTGCGGTGGCCCTGTCCCCATTTTGTGAATGGTGGTGGCTACTGTTCTGGTGTTTCTCCGGCTCTAAATCGGAGCTTGACCCACCAGAACGGGTTTTTTCTCCACTGAAGCACAGCTCATACCTGTGAGAACTTAGGCCAACAAGACCAGAATTGAAAGAGAAGTGAGTAATACGCAAGTAGAAGTACAATTTCTAGAGGatgcaacaaaacataaaacatatttcaatGCAATAAGACAGTCACTTGTACCTATTGAAATGTGTTTCCAAGTATATCACTTCACCCTTTTTCAGTCTCGCAGAAGTATATAGTGACTTCTTCAATCCCTTGTCCGCCACAATGCTTATACTATATTTTAACCTGAAGGGAAAAAAAGAGCTTACTAGGAGCAACCTGAGCTCAAAACAGAACAAGCCAGTAGCTTCTAGCCTTTTACAATCAGAACTGCAGTGGCATGAGAACTAAAAAACACAAGAACTAGTGTGACACAGAAATAGCAACATAGGTGCTTTATGAATTGAAAATGAGGGGCTTTAGAAGGCAAGTCAGGAAAGTACCATGGCTCATTGCAGAGGTTGTACTGTATTGTGACTTCCCGAACAAATCTTTGTTGACGTAATGCATTCTGCATTAAAGATATTTGTAAAACCTTAGTACAAGAATAGGAAAAAAAAGGTCACCAgttaaaagaagaaaaataaatagaTACTGTAAAATACATGTTTAGCTGACAATTTTGTTAAGAGAAAAGAGCAAGGATCATCAGAAAATTACAGAAGCTGCTGCTCTTGTTGTCATTGAACGCTCCACTGCAACTGGAGCAAGTGTAGGCTCCACAGCTGATGTATGGCTAAGGCGAGGCTCGAGATCAATGGTACCACCACCTTTCTGCAAAGCATAAAGCATGCTAAGCAAGCAGTCTTGGAACAGTGATCAATAAAAAGATTTCACAAGGTTGTAGCATCAACTTTCAAAAAAAAGAACTCGTAGAAGAGGTTGTAGCATGAacagaataaaagaaaaagaaaacattcTGATATCGTGTACAGTTTTATAGTCTTACTACCTTAACGATGCAGCAGCGTTCTATACGAAAGCTACAACCAATACCAGCACCCCAAGCACGTGAGCGCACATTGTTCCTTAGAGTTGAAGTATAGCCTGAGAGATATACCATGATTTGTAAGAGTACACAAAAATCATCTCACCTTTTAACCAAGTGTAACTGAATTGACACAAAATTAGTTACGCCTTACTGTCTTGTGGTGGTAAAACACGAACTGTTGCACGTAGTTCTTGGATGGCAGATGGTGGAGGTGATGATGTAGGGGAGCAGTAACCAGTATGCATTAGCACTAAATAAGAACGCCAATCAGAGAATCAGCTTTCTGAGCTACTTTAGAAGATTGGAAAAGTAAATGAAGAACCTACCTGCCACAAGGTCTGAATCGTTTGTATAAACATCTGTTCCCCAAAGCTGAGCACCTTTTACCTACAAAACATTAATTTTAACCAGTGAATAAAGTAGCCAAGGGAAGAAATTCGCTACAATCATTAAACAATACTTGCTAACAAAATGAAGATTGTAATCTTTGACCTATATGATTACAAGAGAATAATGCACATCCAAGTGAATTCATCATTAAATGTTTTCCTTCTGCTGTTTGTGGAGAAAGGGAAAAATAAATCCAGCAACACATGCTTGGTGGTTGATGAAGTAACTAAGAGTGTCTAACACAAAAATCACCTGTGAAATCAGTACACTTACTTGCCGATTAGTGGAAGTAACAAACTCCGCAGGTATTCGAATTTCAAGAGTAGGAACATTTTGTTGATTCTCGGCATTTCTAGCATCTGGGGTTGCTTCAAACTCTTTCCATGATTTCAGAAGCTCTTGCATGCATTCACCAGCTTTATAGACAATAGCATATACCTCAGACTTACCTGCACCGATGAGAATACTAAGATAAAAAATACAAAGCTAGCGAACTTATAGACCATGGCAAAAAAATCATTTTGTGCGGCTACAAACTGGATACTTGTCCATAATTTCTACATATAAGGAATTTCAAAAAGCTGGATCATATATTAagttagaaaaataaaaacatgcaggTGCGAATATAaaggggtttcaaacattgaagtGGGTTGGCCAGAGCAGTAAAGTTTCGCAGTATGGGAATGTGCAGTAAATTCCAATGTGCACTAAGCTTTTGATGACTCCAGTTTCAAGAGAAGCGCCACTATCACATGTTCCATTTTATTCCGCTAGTAATAGAGATAATTGACTGACCTTGAGACCTGCAAGAAGAAATAAATAATGAAAATTAGACTCCTTGAGGGGTCGTCACTCATACATAATTTATGGCCTATTGAACAGAAGCCAGAAGGACCTTTCTTTCATCCTCAGTGAAAGAAGTACaaatttcgagaaaaaaaaagatggatgTAATTTGTTATAGCTATGCTCACGACCACTATTATGCTATTTGAATCAAGTATGAGAAACATAAAAAGATGTAGTGCTAAGCTTACCCTTCACCATCACGCATTTTGGACCGAAGCCGAGGTTCCCGTTGAGATGCTTGACTACCTCCCTTTGAACGTGCCATCCTCCTGCGCTGAATACTTCCAAAAGTATCCTTATCTTTCTCTGTATCTCCTTCAGGACCAGCATCGTCAGATTCCTTGTCATTATATTTACTCCTTTGGTCATGCCTGTCTCCTgtatccacatccttctctcttTTCTTGTCCTTAGGATCCCTATCATGAGATTTCCATGTGTCATCTTTTAGTGTCTTCATTTCAGCAGCTGTATTCTCATGTTCGGCAGGTTTAAAAGGTCCATCAGATGCAGTTTTTTCCAGCGTTGCAACCTCCTTGTCAACTGCTACAAATGAATCCTTCTTGGCAGAATCTTTCTCACGATCATTGCTTTCCTTGTCCTTCTGGGGGTCTTTTCTTTCCCTGTCCCACTTTTCAGCATCCCGATCGTCCCTTTGAATTTCTCTTCGTTCAACACTACCTCCTGCAAGCTGAGTGCCAGTTCTGCGATCATTTCTATCAGTGTCTCTTGCACTGAAATCCCTATGTTTTTCATCCTTCTTTCTCCTGTCCTTGTCTCTGAACTTATCTTCACTTTTAGGTTCTATTTTATTCTCACCAGTAGATTCATGTGCATCCTTGGAGTTGCGTTCTTCCACAGGAGCTGGAGCCTTGAGAGTTTCATCTGTGCCTTGCAAACCAGGACGGGGAAAGCGCCAAACTGCATCGTCTGGCTGTTCAGCATACCTTTTACCCCTATGGTCTTTATTATCTTTCCATGCTAAGTTTGAAGTTCCAGTAGGGTGGCTATCCTTATCTGATTTGACATCGCCCAAGAAGTCAGCATGCACCCTTCGGTCAGCTCTTAATTCATTGGCATCTGCTCTGTTGCTAGTCTTTACATCAGTCTCAACTTTGTTGCCTTGAAATTCAATCCTGGTATCACTATGGACATCCCGAGCATCAGCTTTTGCCTCCCGGTCATCAGCCTTGGTGTCTCGTGCATCTTTGTTTTGCTTTGCTTCTAATCTGCTGTCAGATGAGGTTGAGTGGTCTACAAAGTTGGAGGAGCCAACAGGCAGACGATGTGTCAGAGATGATCTGTTATCATCACGAGACTCAACACGTTGTACTTTGGAAAATCTTCCATCATGTTCAAAAGAGCCATGGAAATCATTGCTGCCTGGTTGAATGACTTTCCCAGACGGGCTCGAATACAAGCTGCTTTCGTCTAAAGGACGTTTCGCAGGTGTAGAGTGGCTACCCTCATCATGCAACCTCTTTGGAGCACCACTCATTTTCCCTCAAAAATGTCAAGGGAGCCTTCAATGCGAGCCAAGTATAACACAAATACAAATGGGAATAGCTCGAATTCTTCGACACAAGACACTGCAAAAAGAATTAGGTTGGGTCAGAACATATGAATTGCtttcttctttgtttttaaaACTAGACAATTAATTAAATAAATATTTGTGTTCTATGGTTTAAAATAGGATCCCAATCGCGCGCGGCGATTTTACGGAGCGACACAATGGCAGTTCGCCACGTGGCAAGGCAAAAAAACTAAAGTTTCCTATTGCGTTGCGCCATCGCACATGGGAGGGCACGTGAGCGCGATATAAATTTCGTTCAAATAAGGTTGTGGTGCAGCAAGTTAATTTAATGTAATGAAGATGTCCTTTTATGATATGTCCAGACCATATTGTATAGTTCTAAACACATTTGATCATGTAAAGAGACCAAAAAATAGGAGCTCTTCCCTAGATGTAAACACTTAACATAAATATATACATATCAGTCTGTTCCTAAATATTTAGGAACGGATGGAGCATATGGCAAGGTATCTGCACCAATTAAAATCCAGAGTCTGAAATTAATGAGTTACAGAACAAAAAAAGGAAGTGATCAAAATGTCAAGGAGCAGCAGCAGTCTAGGAGCTTTTGTTGGTAGCATGTGATCGTATATACGGGAAAATATAGTCCAGGGAAAATATAGTCCGGTGATGGTCGAGTTATTTGACCATTCTGGAGTACTTATGTATTTATACATAGCTGTTCTGTTGGCAGTGGCATCACATGTTTCTTTGCTGCTACCTTTCCCATTTCCATCTATAAACATACAATTATCAAACAAAGAACTACGTCACGTGTGAATGGGCCATTAGTCCAGTGGTAAGGACCGCAGTGGACGCGATTTAATTCCTTGATTTCGAAATCCTCACACTCTTCTTCTTTTTAATTAAAAAACCGCAGGGGCTCCTCCCCCTGCTGGTAGGAAAGAACTACGGTTTGTAAAATAAACTGAAATTGAACACTCGCACTCTCACAGCATACGTACTCATATGATGGATGCCACTCTGAATTCCTAATTTGTGTTTAACCATGACAGAGGGAAGAAATAGATCACACACGCATACATGCACAGAAGGCAAGAATCTGTATGGGCAAAAAAAACAGTAAACTGATAATTCACCGAAGGGGGTCGGAGACGAGCTGCACGGAGGCCTTCGAGCAGAGGCGAGCTTAGTCCCTCCTCTTCGAATGCGGCGTCGGCTCCGGCCCGGCGCGGCTGCAGCCGGTGCGGGGAAGAGTGGCGCTTGTCGCTGAGGTAGctctggcggcgcctccggtcgGACTGGATCGGGTCGGAGGCCGGGACGGGAGAAGGAGGCGGCGCCGGAACCCTAGCGGGCGGGGCGGGGCTCGCTCGCTGGTGGTGACTGGTGGGGGATGGGGAAATGAGACGAAACGATTCGGGATTCAGATTTTCCTCAACTGAAGTGGCTATGTATGTGCGGTGGCAGAGCTGGTGTAAATTCTTCGGATGGTGCGAGTAAAGATGGTCAACGGGCTGTGCCAGTCGCGGGCCGGCCCAAAGCATGCTTGCCAGGCCTGTGACGTGTCTGGCTCAGCACGTGGCTTCATGGGCCGTGCCAGGCCCACAACCTGCAAGGGGATGTGGTTGGGCTGCGGCCAGGCCGACAACAACGgcaattcctatacaccgaccaggtcggtggttaccgcgcgccgcacacccccgcgcgcgcggtatgggccggcctggtcggcccatttcgtttatttctgttttctgtctctgttttttttcttttcttttcttttctttttcttttctgtttcttttttttgtttttgtttcttttctttttgttaaattttaaaaagttcaaatctaaaatttgttcaaatttaaaaaatgttcaaatctgaaatcgttcaaattcgaaaaatgttcaaatcggaaaatcgttcaaattttaaatttgttcatattcaaaaaattgttcaaacataaaaatcattcaaaataaaaaatcgttcaaattcgaaaaatgttcaaatcggaaaatcgttcaaattttaaatttgttcatattcaaaaaattgttcaaacataaaaatcattcaaaataaaaaatcgttcaaatttaaaaatcgttcaaacttaaaaatcgttcaaacttgaGAATTGttctaattttttaaaaattatattttaaaaatattcttttttaaaaaattcatgtttgtgaAAAATAGAATTTTTTCTGAAAAAACCCGGATtatggaaaataaaaagaaacagtgAGAAAAAACAAAACGAGAATTACCTtctagtgggccgcggcccacctAGCCACCGCAGCCACACAGGGGCAGCGAAATGAAACAGCCTGTCGggggatagtgggccgggcccaaCAACGGCCGGGGGTGTGCGGCTCCACGCttgacaccgaccaggtcggtgtaaaacAGCCCCCGACAACAACAACACGCTGACtgggatgtaaacggatcggatcggatattgcTATTACCATATCATTTACCATATTTTGTAATGAATTTGGATAGAAGCGAATAATGGTTGGATGTGAATTAAATCGAACTATGGAAATGGAGCGGATTTGGACCAAACTCAGATCGAAAGCGGATTATTAAACGAATATACACATTAAAAAATAGAAGTATATTTTTTATGTAAAATATGTTTGTAATTATAAACTATAGCTAAATGTACACACTTGTTTGTACAACAAAGCAAattgcatgctaatagcgtaCATAGTTTAGCTGATGAACTAACTATATTGTCTAAATATTTACGGTTGGGCTAATTTTATTGGATTATCCTCTTCGTGGACCTCGGATAATCCGTAAAAACGGCGGATAATACTCTGTCGGATAGTACCAATGTCATATCCGCTACCGTATCCGCCGGATATCCGCTTGACCACTATCTACATCCGCGTCCATATACGAcggatttctaaaaatgcataGATACGGACGCGGATTCAAAGCGaaaattatccgtaccatttacacCCCTACACTGACCAAACACACTGATCAAAAATTTGGGAGACAGTTCTACATATGAGTTTCCAACACACTGACCAAAAATCAGCGCAAATGGACACCGTTTGCCTGCCAAAATTGTTTGTCTCCCATAATTTCTTTGTGCCGAAACTGCAGCCGTTCAAACACACTGTACTCTCAAATTTGATTCTTCACTAACCCAAATCTCAAACCAGCTAACCATATCGAATTACTCAAAGAATGTTTAAGCTTCCAAACACCAACCTGAAGACAAACTGGCCAGATTAGAAATTTGGACACAAATCACCTCCCTTCTCACTTGGTTGTAGTGTTCTAGTGTGTTCTCTCACCCTCACACAACAGTAACTACGTTCTGGCTTGCTTTTGCTCTCTCACCCACACACACCTACCAAGGTGGCTAGGGTTTTCTCTTTTCCACCTCTCAGGGAGGCAGCTTAGCCGTTGGATGTGATCTCAATCAACGGTTGATATGTGTTGGACTTCTTGGGCTGATGTTGGGATGTCAACACACCTCCATGTGGAGGGACATGATCCAACATTATATAGAGCCAGAGAGAGTATAAGATTTACAAATGGACAATATTTGGTGAAGATTTGAAATAGATGAACGTGGAGTGCATGGATCCAAAACTCTACATGTAGGGTCCTAGATATGGTGATCCAATCGTTGGCGCGGTGGATGGGTGAGTTCATGGTTTTCGCGGTGGGTGCTCTTAAACAACAGTAGTGACTCGAAGGCAACATGGAGTGTGTTGCAAACTGGCGCAACAAACTACCCAAGATTGGTGCAGATCTTGAACAACAA includes:
- the LOC124693270 gene encoding uncharacterized protein LOC124693270 isoform X1, coding for MSGAPKRLHDEGSHSTPAKRPLDESSLYSSPSGKVIQPGSNDFHGSFEHDGRFSKVQRVESRDDNRSSLTHRLPVGSSNFVDHSTSSDSRLEAKQNKDARDTKADDREAKADARDVHSDTRIEFQGNKVETDVKTSNRADANELRADRRVHADFLGDVKSDKDSHPTGTSNLAWKDNKDHRGKRYAEQPDDAVWRFPRPGLQGTDETLKAPAPVEERNSKDAHESTGENKIEPKSEDKFRDKDRRKKDEKHRDFSARDTDRNDRRTGTQLAGGSVERREIQRDDRDAEKWDRERKDPQKDKESNDREKDSAKKDSFVAVDKEVATLEKTASDGPFKPAEHENTAAEMKTLKDDTWKSHDRDPKDKKREKDVDTGDRHDQRSKYNDKESDDAGPEGDTEKDKDTFGSIQRRRMARSKGGSQASQREPRLRSKMRDGEGSQGKSEVYAIVYKAGECMQELLKSWKEFEATPDARNAENQQNVPTLEIRIPAEFVTSTNRQVKGAQLWGTDVYTNDSDLVAVLMHTGYCSPTSSPPPSAIQELRATVRVLPPQDSYTSTLRNNVRSRAWGAGIGCSFRIERCCIVKKGGGTIDLEPRLSHTSAVEPTLAPVAVERSMTTRAAASNALRQQRFVREVTIQYNLCNEPWLKYSISIVADKGLKKSLYTSARLKKGEVIYLETHFNSSHRYELCFSGEKTRSGGSSSDLEPEKHQNSSHHHSQNGDRATAEHELRDVFRWSRCKKAMPEIAMRSIGIPLPTEQVEVLQDNLEWEDVQWSQTGVWVSGKEYPLARVHFLSSN
- the LOC124693270 gene encoding uncharacterized protein LOC124693270 isoform X2 — encoded protein: MSGAPKRLHDEGSHSTPAKRPLDESSLYSSPSGKVIQPGSNDFHGSFEHDGRFSKVQRVESRDDNRSSLTHRLPVGSSNFVDHSTSSDSRLEAKQNKDARDTKADDREAKADARDVHSDTRIEFQGNKVETDVKTSNRADANELRADRRVHADFLGDVKSDKDSHPTGTSNLAWKDNKDHRGKRYAEQPDDAVWRFPRPGLQGTDETLKAPAPVEERNSKDAHESTGENKIEPKSEDKFRDKDRRKKDEKHRDFSARDTDRNDRRTGTQLAGGSVERREIQRDDRDAEKWDRERKDPQKDKESNDREKDSAKKDSFVAVDKEVATLEKTASDGPFKPAEHENTAAEMKTLKDDTWKSHDRDPKDKKREKDVDTGDRHDQRSKYNDKESDDAGPEGDTEKDKDTFGSIQRRRMARSKGGSQASQREPRLRSKMRDGEGSQGKSEVYAIVYKAGECMQELLKSWKEFEATPDARNAENQQNVPTLEIRIPAEFVTSTNRQVKGAQLWGTDVYTNDSDLVAVLMHTGYCSPTSSPPPSAIQELRATVRVLPPQDSYTSTLRNNVRSRAWGAGIGCSFRIERCCIVKKGGGTIDLEPRLSHTSAVEPTLAPVAVERSMTTRAAASNALRQQRFVREVTIQYNLCNEPWLKYSISIVADKGLKKSLYTSARLKKGEVIYLETHFNRYELCFSGEKTRSGGSSSDLEPEKHQNSSHHHSQNGDRATAEHELRDVFRWSRCKKAMPEIAMRSIGIPLPTEQVEVLQDNLEWEDVQWSQTGVWVSGKEYPLARVHFLSSN